The following is a genomic window from Methylomarinum vadi.
GGCCGCAGGAATGCGGCACCAAGCGTTGCCGATCGCAATCATCGCATTGCGCCAACATCACAGGGCCTTGCGACGTGCGGCAGTGTTTCATCGCGGCCAGCGCCTGACGCTGACTGGGTGACAAGCGACCCTGGTAAGCGACCAGAAACTCGGCTTCGAAGGTTTGGATGATGGCGGAAAGCAAGATCATTTGACCGCCCCCCAGTCGATGTCGAAGCCATTCATTAAGGCATTAATCAACTGGCCGGTATTTTGATTCGTGCCGTCGGTCAGGTGAGTATAGCGGGCAGTGGTGAGGATACTGTGGTGACCGAGGATTTTCTGCACTTCCAGTAGATCGACGCCCGCTTCAATCAAATGTGTGGCATAGCTATGCCGCAGACAGTGCGGGGTAATCTTTTTTTTAAACCGCAGTCTTGCGCGACTTGGCGCAGAGCCTTTTGCACGCCACCGCGATCCAAAGGGCTCTGCGCGCGCTGCGCGCCCTTCAAACCGCCATGGCGATTGGGAAACAACATGACCGGATGCCGGTGAACTTGCCAGAAGCGGCGTAGCAAATCCAGGGTGGCAGCCGGCAACGGCACCAGTCTATCCTTATTGCCCTTGGCATCTCGGATATGCACGCGTTGGCGACCGGCATCGATATCCCCAACCTCAAGACGCAATCCCTCGCCGAGGCGCAAACCTAGACTGTAGAGCGTGAAAAAGAACACCCGGTAACTGAGAATACGCGTGGACTGGAAGATACACCGCGCCTCGTCGACAGTGACGATATCCGGCAAACGTTGCGCCTTCGGCGGCTTGACCAACTGCGGCGCGACCCAAGGCTTGCGCAGTACATGGGTGTAATAAAACTTGAGACCGTACAGGTCCAACTTGACCGCACTCCAAGAATGCGACTCCAGCAAATCGGTGAAATAATCGGTCAGTTGCTGTTCGGTCAACGCATTGATGTCTTCGTTGAAATACTGGCCGATACGTCGAATCGCACGGGCATAGGCCTCGATCGTCTTGGGCTGCAACCCTTTAAGTTTGAGGTGTTTCAGATGGCTTTGATAGTTTTGCTTGAAATGGGATTCGAATGATGTTGTCATTGTCGCGTAACCTCATGATTCGTCATGGAATAATCCCTCTTAAAAGAGGGCGTGAGATTACATTTTATAAATTACCGGCTACTGCCGCTTTTCTCCGCGTTAGCGGCTTCGTCCAACTCGTTTGTCGACCAGGTCGCCGAGCTTGAAGCCCAGTTGAATAATAAGAGTCGGAATGAGATGATCAACGACATCGTCAAGTTTCTGACTCATTGGCTGGCTTTTCATATCCTCGACGAGGACCGGCGTATGGCGTTGACTGTCTTGTCAATCGAATCCGGCATGCCTCTTGCCGACGCCAAGGTTCGGGCCGAAGAACAGATGAGTTCCTCGATCGATGTATTGATCGATACCGTGTTGATAATGTACGACAGTTTGTCGTCCCGTATGCTGGAACTGATGCAGGAGAAAATTGCCCGCCAGCGGGCCGAGGAAGCTTTACACATCAATGAGCAGCGCTGGCAGTTCGTCATGGAAAGCGCGGGCGATGAAATGTGGGACTGGGATATCAATAGTGGGGAAATCAGCCATTCCGATTGTAATTTGCCGCTGTTCGACCTGCTTAGCAACGAGCAGTCTTCTTCAGGTCGTCTCAGCAAGATACATCCGGACGACTTGGCACAACTTAAACAAGACCTGCAAGATCATCTCGATGGCGAGACAGAAACCTTTGCCAACAAACACCGCATCGTTAATTCCGACAACACCTGCTATTGGGTTCTGACCCGCGGCAAGGTCATCAGTCGGGACAATCAGGGCAAGGCGTTACGCATGGTCGGAACCCATGTCAACATCACCGAACGGGAAGTGGCCAATCTCCTTTTCCAAAACAGCAGCGAAGGCATGATCGTCACCGATGTCAACAATAACATCATTACCATCAATCCGGCTTTTACCGAGATTACTGGTTATAGCCTGAGGGATGTCGTCGGCAAGAAACCCTCAATCCTGAAATCGGGCCGCCATTCCCATGAGTATTACCGGCAAATGTGGGAGGACATCGACAGGTATGGACGTTGGCATGGCGAAATATGGAACCGAAAAAAAAACGGTACCGTCTATCCCGAATGGTTAACGATCAACAATGTCTATAACCCCGATCAAACGGTGCACTACCGCATCGGATTGTTTTTCGATATCACCGAGAAAAAGGCCTCCGAGGAAGCGGTGTGGCGCCAGGCCAATTTCGATGTGTTGACCGGTTTACCCAATCGGCAAATGTTTTATGATCGCTTTTCACAGGAAATGAAGGCCGCCCATCGCGAGCGGCAAAAATTGGGATTATTGTTCATCGATCTCGATCAATTCAAGGAGGTGAACGATTCCCTGGGACATTCATGTGGCGACTTATTATTGGTCGATGTGGCAAGGCGGTTGCAGAGTTCCGTGCGTGAATCCGATACCGTTGCCCGTCTCAGCGGCGATGAATTTACCGTGATTTTAAAAAATATCGGTGCGCCGGATATCGCGGAGCGTATAGCCGGCGACATTCTGAGAAAACTACAGCAACCTTTTGTGGTGAGGGAGGAAGTGGTTTATGTATCGGGAAGTATCGGCATCACGATCTATCCTGATGATGCGACTAACAGGGAAGATTTGTTGCGTAATGCCGACCAGGCGATGTATCAAGCAAAGAAAAACGGTCGCAATTGTTTGGCATACTTCACCCGTTCCATGCAAGATGCAGCGCAGCATCGAATCAGTATCGCCAATGACCTGAGAGTCGCGCTGATCAGTCAGCAATTCGAGCTGGCTTACCAACCCATCGTCGAGCTTGCCACGGGCAAGGTGCAGAAGGCGGAAGCCTTGATACGCTGGCGCCATCCGCAGCGTGGCGTGGTCAATCCCCATGAATTTATTGGAATTGCCGAGGACAGCGGTATCATTCATGAAATCGGTAATTGGGTGTTTTATGAAAGCGTGCGGCAAGTCGAGGCGTGGCAAAAGGCATATAAACCCGATTTGCAACTCAGTATCAATAAATCGCCCCTGCAATTTCATGTCCATCATGAAACACAGCATCGTTGGCTGGCCTATCTAAAAGAAAAAGGTATTCAGGCAAAGAGCATCATCATTGAGATTACCGAAAGCTTATTGTTGGATTCCGGCGAATCGGTTCGTAAACAAATGGATCGATATGCCGAGAATGACGTGCAAATAGCCTTGGATGATTTCGGCACGGGCTTTTCATCGCTGGCCAATTTACAGCAATTCGACATCGACTTCATCAAGATCGATCAATCGTTCATTAACGGTTTGACCGAGGATTCAACAAATCTGGCCTTGTGCAAGGCCATGGTGAAGATGGCGCATGCTTTAGATATCGAGGTTATCGCGGAAGGGATCGAGCAAGAAGAACAAAGGGACTTGTTGCACGCCATGGGGTGCGATTACGGCCAGGGCTTTTATTTTTCCGCCCCGGTCGTCGTGGAACATTTCGAAGCTTTCCTGGAGCAGGATTTCCAGTTCAAAAACTGATTTACCTGCCTGAAACAAATCATCTCACAGGCCAATGATTTATTTCTCCTTGGCCAGGAATTTTTGTTTAAGGGTATTGAAGCTTTCCAATTGTTTTTGTACCCGGCCATTGAACGATTCGGGCGGAAACTCTCCTTGTTCGTTTTGTTGGCCGGCTTCTATGTCGGTCAGGTACTCCAACGCGTCATCGACATTTTCAACCGCATAGATATGAAACTGGCCGTTTTTAGCGGCATGTACGATATCCCAGCGTAACATTAAATATTTCACGTTGCTGGCCGGAATAATCACGCCTTGCTCGCAAGTCAGGCCTTTTTGCTTGCAGATATCGAAAAAGCCTTCGATTTTCTCGTTGACGCCGCCGATGGGTTGGACCTGGCCCAATTGATTGACCGAGCCGGTGATGGCGAGGTCCTGACGCAGCGGCACTTCCGCCAGAGAAGATAAAATGACGCATAGTTCCGCCAGCGAGGCGCTGTCGCCTTCGACCTGGCCATAGGACTGCTCGAATACCAAGCTGGCGGTCAGTGAAAATGGGGTTTTACGGGCGTATCGGGAAGCGATAAAACTGGATAGAATCAGCACGCCCTTGGAATGAATGGCGCCGCCCAATTCGGTTTCCTTCTCGATATCGACGACTTTGCCGTTGCCTAATCGAGTCGTTGCGGTGATGCGGGAAGGCTGTCCAAACATAAATTCACCTAACTGCAGTACCGATAAACCGTTAATCTGACCGGTCACGCGGTTGTCGGTGTCAATCATGACGGTGCCGCGATGGATATTTTCGTACATTTTTTCGCGAATGCGGTCGAGTCGATGGATTTTATGCTCGATCGCTTGTTGGACGTCGCTGCCGGCAACGATGTCATGGCCATGAAACCCCGCCCAATAATCGGATTCGGTCAACAAATCCTTGATGCTGCGCAGATGAGTGGAAAGTTTTTCCGCATCGCCGGTCAGGCGGGCACTTTGTTCGATGATTCTGGCAACGGCTTGCGGGCCAAAAGGCCGCAGTTTTTCGCGCCTGGCCAGGGTCGCAATCAGTTTGGCATAATCGCTTTCCTTATCGATACGGTCGACACTATCGTCGAAATCGGCGGGGACCTTGAACAGGTCCTGAAACTCGGGATCGTATAGGTTGAGCAAATAATAAATGAGTCGGTCGCCGTAGATGATTACTTTCAGGGTCAGTGGGATCGGCTCGGGTTCCAACGACGAGGTGCTGACCAGGCTAAGGGAGCGTTCCAGGGATTCGATACGGATTTCGCCGGCTTGTAGCGCCCGCTTCAAACATTCCCAAGCATAAGGTTGCATCAACAGTTTGCGGGCATCGATGATCAGATAGCCGCCGTTGGCACGATGCAACGCGCCGGGTTTGATCATCGTGAAATCGGTGACCAAGGCCCCCATGTAGGCTTGATGATCGCAGCGCCCCAATAGGTTGGCATAGTTGGGATGGTCTTCCAGCACCACCGGTGCCGATTTACGTTCGCCATTGGAAATAATCAGATTGACATGATAGCGCTTGAACGGATTGGATTCCTGGGCCGCTTCCATGAAGGGTAGGACGATTTGTTGTTCGCGATGCGGAATGAAGTCGCGGACATGCTGCAGAATATCGTCGTCGACATCTTCCAGGTAACTCAGCACCTCGGGATGCTTGGCGTATTTCTCCTTGAGATCATGGATGGAATGGTTGACCGCCAGTGCCGCCACTTCGCGGTTAAGGTTTTGCAGCTTGCGTTTGGTTTCCTTGCGCCAGGCGGGAAATTTTTTCAGCAGTTTTTGTAGGCGTTGTTGCAGCTCGAGAATGCTTTTCTGGTACTGTTGCTGCTTTTCCTTGTCCAGCTTGTTGAATTGTTCTTGACTGATGATTTTGTCTTCGTCGTCGACCGGCGCGAAGGCGTAACCGGTCGGGGTTTCGGTCAGGATGATGTGGGAATTGATTGCCTCTTCGCGCAGTTGATTGATTTCATTGAGTTCCCGTTTCCGGTATTCTTCCTCGATTTCCTCGGTCTTGGAGCGATATTCGTCACCGTCGAAGGCGGCCGGGATCGCAACGCTGAGTTCGTCGATCAATTGTTCCATGTCATCCTGAAATTCCTTGCCCTTGCCGGAGGCGAATTTTATGGCCTTGGGTTTGGCTTGCGCGCTGAAGTTATTGACATAACACCAATCCGAAGGCGCCGGTTGTTGGGCGGCTTCCTGTTTGACCAGTTGTTGGATTGTGGTGAGTTTGCCGGTTCCTGAGGGCGCCAAAGCGAAAATATTGTAACCGCGCTGGCCGACCCGCATGCCGAATTGAATGGAATCGGTGGCGCGGTTCTGGCCCAGAAAAATATCGACGTCTTCCAGTTCTTCGGTACTCTTGAAGTGAAAATGTTCGATGTTACAAGGTTTGTACAGTTCACTTGGGTCGAGAGCTTTTTTCATGGCAATTGTTCGATAAGAAGAAAAAGGAAGGCTGGCTTTCAAAAATAATAGCACAGCCATGAAAGGGCTGTCTTTATTGCCGGGAGAGAGGGGGCCTTTGCCTTTGTGGCAAGGAGCGCTATTGCCGCCTTATGCCGTCGAGTTAGTATCGTGTGATGTAGCGAGGCGAGATACGGCAATATACCGTACTGAAATGTTTACAGGTGGAAAAAGGTGTAGTGGTCACAAAAAAAGATCCGCTCGGAAATCCGCCATATGTTGCCGGCCGAAGTCGAATGACTTCGAACCAGCTCCACACATCGAAAATCCAAACGGATGCTCTACTATCTCCGGTTCCAATTATATTAAAGGGAATTTTTGGCATAAACGACAATTTAGTTTATAAATCATAAATTATAGATTTATAAGTAGGGTGTATCGATGGACAAATTAAACAATATGCGGGTTTTTTGTCGTATTGTCGAGCTGGGTACATTCGCAGCGGTCGCCAGGGAAATGAATCTGTCGGCGATGATGATCAGTAAATATGTGTCCCAATTGGAACAGTCTTTGGGCGTTGTGCTGTTAAACAGAACCACTCGCAGTCTGAATTTAACCGAAGCCGGGCAAGCTTACTATACTCGCAGTAAGCAGCTTTTGGAGGATTTGGCCGAATTGGACGAATCGACCGCGCAATTGGGGGGGAGCGTAAAAGGGGTCTTGAAAATCAGTGCCCCCATCGATTTCGGCGGCTTGTATATGGTTCCCGCCATCGAGTCTTATCAACAAAAATATCCTGACGTCAAAATATTGATGTCTCTCGACAATAAGTATCAAAATCTGCGCGACGGTCGTTTCGATATGGTCATCCTAGTGACCGATTGCCTGGACCCGGGGGTCGTGGCCCGTAAGATCACCGATACCGAATTGGGTACGTATGCCTCGCCCGAATACATCGAGCAAAATGGGGCTCCGCAGAATTTAGAGGAACTGGCCCAGCATCGCTGCCTGCATTATGTCAACACGCCGCATGGCGACTACTGGGTTTTCAATGATCAAGGCGAGACGCGAAAAATCAAAATCGATTGGTATTTCGCGACTAACAACGGCCGCGCCTTATCACAGGCGGCAACCCTGGGCATGGGCATTATGCGGGCGCCAAAGCTGTCGGTCCACGATTATCTGCAGCAGGGGCGGCTGGTGGAAGTACTGCCAGAATACAAGCTGCCTTCGTTGTCGGTGTACGCGACCTATTTGCAAAGACGCTTTTATCCGGCGAAGTTGTCGAGTTTTGTCGAATTCTTAATCAAATATTTTGCTAAATCCTAGCGAATTTTTGCTATGTTGTGGTAACGGGCGTTGCTGCGTCAACACATGGGGGAAGGCATGGATAAAAAATCTGTAATGCAAACAGTCGCCGGCGGTGGGTTGCTCGATCGCCGCCTGTTCATGAAAAAAGGGCTGGTTTTTTCCATCGCGGCGATGACGGCCGATTCCATGGCAGCCTCGGAACATGAAAAGTCGCGCCAACCTTGGATGCGGAAGCCCGGCCAACCTTTTTCCAATTACGGCCAGCCTTCGCCGCACGAAAGGCGGACCATCCGCTGGGTCATGGCCAATAGCATGGCGCCGGGCAACGGAGTTTCCTGGACGCCGTTGCATGACTTGGAAGGCACGATCACTCCCAGCGGTTTGCATTTCGAACGCCACCACAACGGCGTGCCGCAAATCGACCCGCAACATCACAGTTTGTTGTTGCACGGTCTGGTCAACAAGCCGCTGCTGTTTAGCATGGAAGACCTGCTGCGTTATCCGATGTCTTCTCAACTGTGTTTTATCGAATGCGGCGGCAATAGTAACGCCGGTTGGCGAAGCGAACCCATTCAAACGGCGGTCGGTTATTTTCACGGCATGGCATCCTGCAGCGAATGGACCGGCGTACCGTTGCGCATCCTGTTGGAAGAAGCGAAAGTCAAGGGCAGGGCGAAGTGGCTCATTGCCGAAGGCGCCGATGCCGCCGTCATGAATGTCAGCATTCCGCTGGAAAAGGCCCTGGATGATTGTATATTGGCTTTGTATCAGAACGGCGAACGTATCCGCCCCGAAAACGGTTACCCATTGCGCCTGATCGTTCCGGGGTGGGAAGGCGTTACCCATGTCAAGTGGCTGCGGCGCTTGCATCTCACCAATCGGCCGACCATGGCGCGCAACGAAACCGCCAAATACACCGATTTGCTGCCCGACGGCAAGGCGCGTCAGTTCAGTTTCGTCATGGAAGCGAAATCGTTGATTACCAATCCTTCCTTCGGGCATCGGCTAGAACGGCCGGGCCTTTATCAAATCAGCGGACTGGCCTGGAGCGGGCGGGGCCGCATCGCTAAGGTCGAGGTCTCGGCCGATGGCGGCAAGAGTTGGGCCGAAGCCGAGCTGCAAGCGCCTGTGCTGGCGAAATGCTTTACCCGCTTCCGCATTCCCTGGCAATGGAACGGGCAAAAAACCGTGTTGAAAAGCCGCGCCATCGATGAAAGCGGTTATATCCAGCCGGAGCGGGATGCGTTGATCGAACAACGAGGTAGGCACGGTTATTTTCATTACAATGCCATCGTCAGCTGGGAAGTTTCCGAACGCGGAGAGGTGAGCCATGTTTATGCTTGAACATACGCAGTACAGCAGGTTAACGGCTTTAATGGTTCGCAGGAAAGCGCACAAGATCGCGCTGTTGTTTTTCGTGCTGCTGGCGGCTGCAGAAACCGCCGAATGCCGGCAAAAGGGTCCCGGTTTGGGCCAGCCTGCACCGAGAGCACTCATACAAGCCTGGAATCTGGACGTGTTTCCCGACGGTACCGGTCTGCCGCCGGGACAGGGTGACGCGCTAACCGGTAAAGCGATTTATCAACGCCATTGCCAAAGCTGTCATGGCGAGGAAGGAAGCGGCGGCAGCGCCGAAGAGCTGGCGGGAGCGGCCCACGGCCTGACCGACGAGCCGCCGGACAAAACGATCGGAACCTACTGGCCTTACGCGACGACCCTGTTCGATTTTACCCGGCGTTCCATGCCGTTAGATGCCCCAGGTAGCCTGGATAACGATCAAATCTACGCAGTGACGGCCTATTTGCTTTATTTGAACGGGATAATCAATCAGTTGGAGGTCATGAATGCCTCGACCTTAGCCAAGGTAAAAATGCCGAACCGGGATGGATTCATCAATGTTTATCAACAACACTAACTAACTCATGCATGCGATTAACATAGCGGACTTGTCGATATTGCTGGTCGAACCGTCCAAAACGCAGTTGAAAATCATCGTTAACCATTTGCACGATGAAGGAGTCGATAGAATCGACGGCGTAGCAACGGGCTCAGAAGCATTGGCGAAAGTGCATCAGTACCGTCCCGACCTCGTAATCAGCGCCATGTACTTGCCCGATATGACCGCCACGGAATTGGTCGAGCGGATCAAGGGCGGCGAATCCTCTAAAGACATTCCTTTCATGCTGATCTCCAGCGAAACCGATTTTGCCGTGCTGGATTCGATCAAACAGGCCGGTGTCGTGGCGATCCTGCCCAAACCTTTCCACAAGGTCGACTTGCAGAATGCGTTGAGCGCGACCGTACAATACATCGATCCGCAAGAAATGGAATTGGCCCATTATGACACGGAAAATCTCCGGGTATTGGTCGTCGACGACAGTGCCTTGGCCAGAAAGCATATCAGCCGGGTGCTGACTAACCTGGGAATCAAACATATCCAACAAGCGGGCGATGGCTTGGAAGCCCTGCAGATATTCGGCGAATGCCAGGAGCAATTCGACCTGATCGTGACCGATTACAACATGCCGGAAATGGACGGGCAGCAACTGGTCAACGCCATCCGCCAGCACTTAAAAAATGCCTTCATCCCGATCCTGATGGTGACCAGCGAACAAAACCAAGCTCGTTTGAACAGTGTCGCCAAAGCGGGCGTTTCCGCGATCTGCGACAAACCGTTCGAGCCGCAAACGGTAAAGGAAATGTTGTTTAGGGTGTTGGAGGAGGCATAATAAAGTGAATTAGACCGTAATTGGTATGGTTTGTCTGGGTTCGACCTTTTGTCGCCAGATAAGATTTAAGTTTCGGGGACAGGAAAAGGCAAAATAAGCTGTCATTCAAAAAGGTGCGATTAGCTTGCGTAATCGCACATTTCGAAGTCAACATTCCTCCGATTACGCTATCGCTAATCGGAGCTACGCTGGCTAGTTTTATTAATGTCGGCAAATTGACAATAAGCCAATGTTGGGTTTGCAGAAGTAGGCTGGGTTGAATGATAATGAAACCCAGCTTATGAATGAATCAATTATGCGTACTTACATTCGTAGCCATGCAAAAAGCGGCGTTTATTTCTTTACCGTCAATCTTGCTCAACAAAAACATAATGACTTGCTGGTTCGTCATGTCGACGATTTACGCCGAGCATTCCTATATACGAAACAACACCATCCCCTGATCATTGAAGCCATAGTGATATTAACTGAACATGCACACTGTATTTGGCGATTACCCGAAGACGACGATTATTTGCTGCGTTGGCGTTTGATCAAATCGCATTTTTCCAGATCTATCGAGAAAGGCGAAAGAGTATCCGGCAGTCGATTGCGTAAAAAAGAACGTGGCCTATGGCAACGCCGTTATTGGGAGCACCAAATCCGAGATGATAGAGATTTTCAGCGGCATTTTGATTATATTCATTACGTGCGACGTGAAGTCACATCCGTTATTGTCTCACCTTGAAAGAGGCAGTGAGACTCGTTGTTCCCTCAACGATAGCCTACCGATGCAAGCGAAGCTGGTAACGGCTTGGTTTGAAGCCATCGAGACAATGAAGCCCTTCGCAAGATAAGGAAGAGCCGCGAGGTGATTCCAAAGGCTGCCAGCATTAGGTGGCTGGGGTGATAGGCTGGATAGTAAGACTAACATAGGTGAACTGTTGATAAACCTCGTTATGTAAAACAAGCCCAAGATGCTGATAGGCTTGAACCAAAAGGTATGTGATCGGCTGTTCGTTTGTAGTGTGCGGACACAGGGACAAAGATCTCCGGGGAATAGGCAGGGTCTAGGCTATTCGTGTAACGGATGTGAAACACGGTAAGCCCGTATTTCCGCCCTGAACAGGGGCAGACGAACCGCAAGGAACGCCGGCGGAAGTGTGGGTAAAGGAAAGTGGAAAAAGCGAATGCCGCCTTGTAATCGGGTGGATAGGGGTTGAAACATCATTCTACGCGAAAGCGGGCAGACTTCCACTGGGTCTCTCGTC
Proteins encoded in this region:
- a CDS encoding EAL domain-containing protein, which gives rise to MRLHFINYRLLPLFSALAASSNSFVDQVAELEAQLNNKSRNEMINDIVKFLTHWLAFHILDEDRRMALTVLSIESGMPLADAKVRAEEQMSSSIDVLIDTVLIMYDSLSSRMLELMQEKIARQRAEEALHINEQRWQFVMESAGDEMWDWDINSGEISHSDCNLPLFDLLSNEQSSSGRLSKIHPDDLAQLKQDLQDHLDGETETFANKHRIVNSDNTCYWVLTRGKVISRDNQGKALRMVGTHVNITEREVANLLFQNSSEGMIVTDVNNNIITINPAFTEITGYSLRDVVGKKPSILKSGRHSHEYYRQMWEDIDRYGRWHGEIWNRKKNGTVYPEWLTINNVYNPDQTVHYRIGLFFDITEKKASEEAVWRQANFDVLTGLPNRQMFYDRFSQEMKAAHRERQKLGLLFIDLDQFKEVNDSLGHSCGDLLLVDVARRLQSSVRESDTVARLSGDEFTVILKNIGAPDIAERIAGDILRKLQQPFVVREEVVYVSGSIGITIYPDDATNREDLLRNADQAMYQAKKNGRNCLAYFTRSMQDAAQHRISIANDLRVALISQQFELAYQPIVELATGKVQKAEALIRWRHPQRGVVNPHEFIGIAEDSGIIHEIGNWVFYESVRQVEAWQKAYKPDLQLSINKSPLQFHVHHETQHRWLAYLKEKGIQAKSIIIEITESLLLDSGESVRKQMDRYAENDVQIALDDFGTGFSSLANLQQFDIDFIKIDQSFINGLTEDSTNLALCKAMVKMAHALDIEVIAEGIEQEEQRDLLHAMGCDYGQGFYFSAPVVVEHFEAFLEQDFQFKN
- a CDS encoding Lon protease family protein, which gives rise to MKKALDPSELYKPCNIEHFHFKSTEELEDVDIFLGQNRATDSIQFGMRVGQRGYNIFALAPSGTGKLTTIQQLVKQEAAQQPAPSDWCYVNNFSAQAKPKAIKFASGKGKEFQDDMEQLIDELSVAIPAAFDGDEYRSKTEEIEEEYRKRELNEINQLREEAINSHIILTETPTGYAFAPVDDEDKIISQEQFNKLDKEKQQQYQKSILELQQRLQKLLKKFPAWRKETKRKLQNLNREVAALAVNHSIHDLKEKYAKHPEVLSYLEDVDDDILQHVRDFIPHREQQIVLPFMEAAQESNPFKRYHVNLIISNGERKSAPVVLEDHPNYANLLGRCDHQAYMGALVTDFTMIKPGALHRANGGYLIIDARKLLMQPYAWECLKRALQAGEIRIESLERSLSLVSTSSLEPEPIPLTLKVIIYGDRLIYYLLNLYDPEFQDLFKVPADFDDSVDRIDKESDYAKLIATLARREKLRPFGPQAVARIIEQSARLTGDAEKLSTHLRSIKDLLTESDYWAGFHGHDIVAGSDVQQAIEHKIHRLDRIREKMYENIHRGTVMIDTDNRVTGQINGLSVLQLGEFMFGQPSRITATTRLGNGKVVDIEKETELGGAIHSKGVLILSSFIASRYARKTPFSLTASLVFEQSYGQVEGDSASLAELCVILSSLAEVPLRQDLAITGSVNQLGQVQPIGGVNEKIEGFFDICKQKGLTCEQGVIIPASNVKYLMLRWDIVHAAKNGQFHIYAVENVDDALEYLTDIEAGQQNEQGEFPPESFNGRVQKQLESFNTLKQKFLAKEK
- a CDS encoding LysR family transcriptional regulator, whose amino-acid sequence is MDKLNNMRVFCRIVELGTFAAVAREMNLSAMMISKYVSQLEQSLGVVLLNRTTRSLNLTEAGQAYYTRSKQLLEDLAELDESTAQLGGSVKGVLKISAPIDFGGLYMVPAIESYQQKYPDVKILMSLDNKYQNLRDGRFDMVILVTDCLDPGVVARKITDTELGTYASPEYIEQNGAPQNLEELAQHRCLHYVNTPHGDYWVFNDQGETRKIKIDWYFATNNGRALSQAATLGMGIMRAPKLSVHDYLQQGRLVEVLPEYKLPSLSVYATYLQRRFYPAKLSSFVEFLIKYFAKS
- the soxC gene encoding sulfite dehydrogenase, encoding MDKKSVMQTVAGGGLLDRRLFMKKGLVFSIAAMTADSMAASEHEKSRQPWMRKPGQPFSNYGQPSPHERRTIRWVMANSMAPGNGVSWTPLHDLEGTITPSGLHFERHHNGVPQIDPQHHSLLLHGLVNKPLLFSMEDLLRYPMSSQLCFIECGGNSNAGWRSEPIQTAVGYFHGMASCSEWTGVPLRILLEEAKVKGRAKWLIAEGADAAVMNVSIPLEKALDDCILALYQNGERIRPENGYPLRLIVPGWEGVTHVKWLRRLHLTNRPTMARNETAKYTDLLPDGKARQFSFVMEAKSLITNPSFGHRLERPGLYQISGLAWSGRGRIAKVEVSADGGKSWAEAELQAPVLAKCFTRFRIPWQWNGQKTVLKSRAIDESGYIQPERDALIEQRGRHGYFHYNAIVSWEVSERGEVSHVYA
- a CDS encoding c-type cytochrome codes for the protein MFMLEHTQYSRLTALMVRRKAHKIALLFFVLLAAAETAECRQKGPGLGQPAPRALIQAWNLDVFPDGTGLPPGQGDALTGKAIYQRHCQSCHGEEGSGGSAEELAGAAHGLTDEPPDKTIGTYWPYATTLFDFTRRSMPLDAPGSLDNDQIYAVTAYLLYLNGIINQLEVMNASTLAKVKMPNRDGFINVYQQH
- a CDS encoding response regulator; protein product: MHAINIADLSILLVEPSKTQLKIIVNHLHDEGVDRIDGVATGSEALAKVHQYRPDLVISAMYLPDMTATELVERIKGGESSKDIPFMLISSETDFAVLDSIKQAGVVAILPKPFHKVDLQNALSATVQYIDPQEMELAHYDTENLRVLVVDDSALARKHISRVLTNLGIKHIQQAGDGLEALQIFGECQEQFDLIVTDYNMPEMDGQQLVNAIRQHLKNAFIPILMVTSEQNQARLNSVAKAGVSAICDKPFEPQTVKEMLFRVLEEA
- a CDS encoding REP-associated tyrosine transposase — its product is MNDNETQLMNESIMRTYIRSHAKSGVYFFTVNLAQQKHNDLLVRHVDDLRRAFLYTKQHHPLIIEAIVILTEHAHCIWRLPEDDDYLLRWRLIKSHFSRSIEKGERVSGSRLRKKERGLWQRRYWEHQIRDDRDFQRHFDYIHYVRREVTSVIVSP